A genomic segment from Flavobacterium litorale encodes:
- the gcvH gene encoding glycine cleavage system protein GcvH — MNIPAELKYTKDHEWVKIDGDVATVGITDFAQSELGDIVYVEVDTLDQTLDKDEVFGTVEAVKTVSDLFLPLSGEIIEFNEELESAPEDVNTDPYGKGWMVKIKLSSNDEVANLLSDEQYKELIGA; from the coding sequence ATGAATATACCTGCAGAATTAAAGTACACAAAAGACCACGAGTGGGTTAAAATTGATGGCGATGTTGCAACAGTTGGTATTACCGACTTTGCGCAGAGCGAACTCGGTGATATTGTATACGTAGAAGTAGATACGCTTGACCAAACACTTGATAAAGATGAAGTATTTGGAACAGTAGAAGCAGTAAAAACAGTATCGGATCTTTTCTTGCCATTGAGCGGAGAAATCATTGAATTTAATGAAGAGCTAGAGTCTGCGCCAGAGGATGTAAATACAGACCCTTATGGTAAAGGCTGGATGGTAAAAATTAAATTATCAAGCAACGATGAAGTAGCCAATTTATTAAGCGACGAACAATATAAGGAGCTTATAGGTGCGTAA
- a CDS encoding VanZ family protein has translation MRNIYFWAAIAWTVFVTVLCLVSMESLGAVNSFNFPNKDKFGHLTFYFVFTILWYVYFRCRKIKIKRAQILALLFAFAYGTIVEILQGLFTEARQADVMDVVFNTLGSILAIGFLLFIRKNK, from the coding sequence GTGCGTAATATTTATTTCTGGGCTGCTATAGCATGGACGGTATTTGTAACCGTACTTTGCTTAGTTAGTATGGAAAGTTTAGGGGCAGTAAATAGTTTTAACTTCCCTAACAAAGATAAATTCGGACATTTAACCTTCTATTTCGTATTCACTATATTATGGTACGTTTATTTTAGATGCCGAAAAATAAAAATTAAGCGAGCACAAATACTAGCCTTACTATTTGCTTTTGCATACGGTACGATTGTAGAAATACTACAGGGCTTGTTTACAGAAGCCAGACAAGCCGATGTTATGGACGTTGTTTTTAATACACTCGGTAGCATACTAGCAATAGGCTTTTTGTTGTTCATCAGGAAAAATAAATAA
- the deoC gene encoding deoxyribose-phosphate aldolase, with amino-acid sequence MKLHQYLDSTYLKTAEQAAISETENLEVVKKVVREAIHEGFKLVMVRPEMVTTAKSMVTAASSNVLVGTVINFPEGKGTIQEKLEEATTAINNSADELDFVVNYTAFKLGETTTVKNEVLACTQLGLQHEKVVKWIIEVAALTNQEIVRLTALIKNVVLSNFKEEQYQHVFVKSSTGFYITTDGKPNGATIPTITLMLENAFPLPVKAAGGVRTYKEAMTIITLGVKRIGTSSALAIANDGTASSDY; translated from the coding sequence ATGAAATTACACCAATACCTCGATTCGACCTATTTAAAAACAGCCGAGCAAGCTGCAATTAGCGAAACTGAAAATCTTGAAGTTGTTAAAAAAGTAGTGCGCGAAGCAATACACGAAGGTTTTAAACTGGTTATGGTTAGACCCGAAATGGTAACCACAGCAAAAAGTATGGTAACAGCAGCTAGTAGTAATGTTTTAGTGGGTACAGTTATTAACTTTCCTGAAGGTAAAGGTACCATCCAAGAAAAATTGGAGGAAGCAACCACTGCTATTAATAATAGTGCAGATGAGCTCGATTTTGTTGTAAACTATACCGCATTTAAACTCGGAGAAACTACAACCGTTAAAAACGAAGTTTTGGCATGTACCCAGTTAGGGCTACAACACGAGAAAGTAGTAAAATGGATTATTGAGGTAGCAGCACTAACCAACCAAGAAATAGTGCGGCTAACCGCACTCATAAAAAACGTAGTACTATCTAACTTTAAAGAAGAACAGTATCAGCACGTATTTGTAAAATCGTCTACAGGATTTTATATCACTACCGATGGTAAACCCAACGGAGCTACCATACCCACCATTACACTAATGCTCGAAAATGCATTTCCGTTACCCGTTAAAGCAGCAGGTGGCGTACGTACCTATAAAGAAGCGATGACAATAATTACACTTGGCGTAAAAAGAA